One bacterium genomic window, CCTTCCGGGAACACCATCACGCACTCCCCCGCTTCGAGGAGCGCAGTGCAGTTCTCCGGCGTTCCGACGAGGTTGCCACCGCGCTCGGCCGCCCAGCTCATGAAGGGCAGTTGGGGAATGAAATACTCGCCCATGCCCCGGACCAGCCGCGGAGGTTCAGCCTCGAGCAACATGGAGATGACCAGCATCATGCCGTCGAACGGAAGCTGGCCTGCATGATTGGCGATCAGCAAGACGCCACCCGTCGGGATCTTCTCGATGCCGTACGTCTCCACGCGGAAGTAGTACTGATAGGCCAGCGCAGACGTGAGCATCTGCTTGCTGGCGGTCTCCGGGTGCAACCCGAAAGCGTCGTAGCCGAACTCGTTCAAGGTGGTGGGGATCTTCTGGATCCTGTCGGCGATCTCTGTCTGGAGATCACGCACCGCCGACGGCATCGCCGCACCGACCACATCGCCGATCGAATCGAGCCAACCGTTTCGCTCCGCCATCACGAACGCCCCTCTCGCAGGCTGGCGAACGTCTCGGCCAACCCGAAGAGAG contains:
- a CDS encoding acyltransferase family protein — its product is MPSAVRDLQTEIADRIQKIPTTLNEFGYDAFGLHPETASKQMLTSALAYQYYFRVETYGIEKIPTGGVLLIANHAGQLPFDGMMLVISMLLEAEPPRLVRGMGEYFIPQLPFMSWAAERGGNLVGTPENCTALLEAGECVMVFPEGARGMNKTFDRRYQLQRFGQGFLRLALEAGTPIVPVGIVGSEEQNPGLANLESLGKYLGLPAFPITATFPLLGPLGMLPLPVKYRIHFGEPLHFDGKSTDEDEVIQRKVDRVRAAIDELLADGREQREGVFR